One window of Etheostoma spectabile isolate EspeVRDwgs_2016 chromosome 6, UIUC_Espe_1.0, whole genome shotgun sequence genomic DNA carries:
- the pnrc2 gene encoding proline-rich nuclear receptor coactivator 2, whose translation MGGGERYNIPVSHHERPFPKKNHQLGRAKQRSRDQNGTTTSAGGAGGLHHGHRRSDKGATYHRSPEARQAASAEKTASDRFATNYDHNWEGAVSHLNTLLATQGSPSYAGPKFSEPPLPSVLPKPPSHWVSFPIGSCDNREMMAFQLKSLLKVQA comes from the coding sequence ATGGGAGGTGGAGAGAGATACAACATTCCAGTTTCCCACCATGAGCGCCCTTTTCCCAAGAAGAACCATCAACTTGGTCGGGCTAAGCAGAGAAGCCGTGACCAGAACGGAACAACAACATCTGCAGGCGGGGCAGGTGGCCTTCATCATGGCCACCGCCGAAGCGACAAAGGCGCAACATACCACAGATCTCCAGAGGCACGGCAGGCCGCGTCTGCAGAGAAGACCGCTTCTGATCGCTTTGCCACCAACTATGATCACAACTGGGAGGGCGCAGTGTCTCACCTGAACACGCTCCTGGCCACACAGGGAAGTCCGAGCTATGCAGGTCCTAAGTTCAGCGAGCCACCCTTGCCTAGCGTGTTGCCCAAACCCCCCAGCCACTGGGTGTCCTTCCCAATTGGCTCCTGTGACAACAGGGAGATGATGGCCTTCCAGCTCAAGAGTCTCCTCAAAGTGCAGGCCTGA
- the srsf10a gene encoding serine/arginine-rich splicing factor 10 isoform X2 produces MLKVTSQTFYVRDAEDALHNLDHKWVCGRQIEIQFAQGDRKTPNQMKTKERHSPRSSSRYDDERDSRRRRSRSRSYDRRRSRSPSYERRPRRSESPRESRSYSRHRRSRSHENDKYRGPPRDNHRTHHEPGSRSHSASRSPSTSRPVPKGKKSQSRSHSPAEDFHPTSSSQKQPVGRSPSRSYSRSMSRSRSRSRSWAGRKSGGH; encoded by the exons aTGTTAAAGGTAACAAGCCAAACATTTT ATGTCCGGGATGCAGAGGACGCTCTTCACAACCTGGATCATAAATGGGTTTGTGGGCGTCAAATCGAGATCCAGTTCGCCCAGGGTGACAGAAAAA CCCCTAACCAGATGAAGACCAAGGAGCGGCATTCCCCTCGCAGCTCCTCCCGCTACGATGATGAGCGGGATAGCCGCCGAAGACGATCCCGGAGCCGCAGCTATGATCGACGCAGATCCCGAAGCCCCTCCTATGAGCGTCGTCCTCGGAGGTCTGAGAGCCCCAGAGA ATCTCGGTCCTACAGTCGACACAGACGGAGCAGAAGCCATGAAAATGACAA GTACAGAGGTCCTCCTCGTGACAACCACAGGACACATCATGAACCAGGCTCACGTAGCCACTCAGCGTCCCGCTCCCCTTCAACCTCAAGGCCCGTGCCCAAAGGTAAAAAGAGCCAGTCCAGGTCTCACAGCCCGGCTGAAGATTTCCATCCAACCTCCAGCTCCCAGAAACAGCCTGTGGGACGGTCTCCATCCCGCTCCTACTCAAGATCCATGTCCCGGTCCCGCTCTCGCTCCAGGTCCTGGGCTGGACGTAAGTCTGGAGGCCACTGA